Within the Bacteroidota bacterium genome, the region CCGGGATCACGGAGTCCGTCATCGCCCACTTCGGGGGCCAAGTGCCCATTCTGGGGGTCTGCCTGGGACATCAGGCCATTGGGGAGGTCTTCGGAGGCCGAGTCGTGCGAGCCCCTCGTCCTCTGCACGGCAAAACGAGCGCGATTTATCACGACGGCCAAACGATCTTCTCAGGCCTGCCCAACCCGTTTCAGGCGACCCGTTACCATAGCCTCGTCGTTGAACGGGAGAGCCTGCCGCCGGTGTTGCAGATCTCGGCCTGGACCGCCGATGGGCTCATCATGGGGCTGCGCCACCGATACTGGCCCATAGAGGGGGTGCAGTTCCACCCGGAATCCGTGCTGACACAGGTAGGGGCCCAACTTGTGCAGCGCTGGGCGGCCCAGGTGCTGCG harbors:
- a CDS encoding aminodeoxychorismate/anthranilate synthase component II yields the protein MIVVIDNYDSFTYNLVQLLYGVTDRIRVFRNDAVGLQELWALEPAGIVISPGPGRPHEAGITESVIAHFGGQVPILGVCLGHQAIGEVFGGRVVRAPRPLHGKTSAIYHDGQTIFSGLPNPFQATRYHSLVVERESLPPVLQISAWTADGLIMGLRHRYWPIEGVQFHPESVLTQVGAQLVQRWAAQVLRDWACAQERPS